In the Flavobacteriales bacterium genome, one interval contains:
- a CDS encoding metal-dependent transcriptional regulator codes for MQNTQTVEDYLKAIYKLSAIETDGVSTNSLAKSMETKASSVTDMVKKLAQKELANHIKYQGVSLTPKGETIALNIIRKHRLWESFLVNKLNFQWDEIHEIAEQLEHVSSDKLTNKLDKFLGFPKSDPHGDPIPDINGKMHKTRDVRLSDLLKGDQGIITGVLDSSKSFLGFMEENKLKLGSSITVEDLYEFDDSIIVKVNGSQKTTLSKYVSNNLNIKTND; via the coding sequence ATGCAGAATACGCAAACCGTAGAAGATTACTTAAAAGCTATATATAAGCTTAGCGCTATTGAAACGGATGGAGTTTCTACTAACTCATTGGCTAAGTCCATGGAGACCAAGGCTTCTTCTGTTACCGATATGGTTAAGAAGCTGGCGCAAAAAGAGTTAGCTAACCATATTAAATACCAAGGTGTTAGCTTAACACCTAAAGGCGAAACCATTGCTTTGAATATTATTAGAAAGCATAGGTTATGGGAAAGCTTCTTGGTAAATAAATTGAACTTTCAATGGGACGAAATACACGAGATAGCCGAGCAACTTGAGCACGTATCTTCTGATAAACTCACAAATAAACTCGATAAATTTTTAGGCTTTCCAAAGAGCGATCCTCATGGGGATCCCATACCAGATATTAATGGGAAGATGCATAAAACACGAGATGTACGATTATCCGACCTTCTTAAGGGAGATCAAGGAATCATTACAGGAGTACTAGACTCATCAAAATCTTTTCTCGGATTCATGGAGGAGAACAAGTTAAAACTAGGCAGTTCAATTACTGTAGAGGATCTCTATGAATTTGACGATTCCATTATAGTTAAAGTGAATGGATCACAAAAAACAACACTTTCAAAATACGTTTCTAACAACCTAAATATCAAAACAAATGATTGA
- a CDS encoding ZIP family metal transporter, whose translation MIEEFKVFIESFESPIMQALIAGLFTWGLTAAGASLVFFFKTMHRQLLDGALGFTGGVMIAASFWSLLAPCIEMSESRFDPGMEWIPAAIGFSAGAIFLFILDKILPHLHINFKRSEAEGPKSSWHRTTLLVLAITIHNIPEGLAVGVLFGGVAAGFDGATLGGAIALAIGIGIQNFPEGLAVSMPLRRQGVSRFKSFWYGQLSAIVEPIAAVIGAWAVLTFEPILPYALAFAAGAMIFVVVEEVIPETQRDKYADTASIGLIFGFVVMMVLDVALG comes from the coding sequence ATGATTGAAGAATTTAAAGTTTTCATTGAAAGTTTCGAAAGCCCGATAATGCAAGCACTAATTGCAGGGTTATTTACATGGGGATTAACAGCTGCTGGAGCTTCACTAGTATTCTTTTTCAAAACTATGCATCGTCAGCTTTTAGACGGCGCTTTGGGATTTACAGGCGGAGTAATGATAGCTGCCAGTTTTTGGTCTTTACTAGCGCCTTGTATAGAAATGTCGGAAAGCCGATTTGACCCAGGAATGGAATGGATACCCGCAGCGATAGGCTTTAGCGCCGGGGCTATCTTCTTATTTATCTTAGATAAAATTCTCCCCCACCTCCATATCAACTTTAAGCGTAGTGAAGCCGAGGGCCCTAAGTCTTCTTGGCATAGAACAACCTTACTTGTTCTCGCAATAACCATTCACAACATCCCAGAAGGATTAGCGGTAGGAGTATTATTTGGTGGTGTGGCTGCAGGGTTTGATGGTGCAACTCTTGGTGGAGCAATTGCGCTAGCAATCGGAATTGGAATTCAGAACTTCCCTGAAGGTCTGGCGGTATCTATGCCATTAAGAAGGCAAGGCGTAAGTAGATTTAAAAGCTTTTGGTATGGTCAGTTATCAGCCATTGTAGAACCTATTGCTGCGGTTATAGGTGCTTGGGCAGTACTTACATTCGAACCTATATTACCTTACGCTTTGGCTTTCGCAGCTGGCGCAATGATCTTTGTAGTTGTTGAAGAAGTGATACCGGAAACGCAACGCGACAAATATGCAGACACCGCCTCTATAGGCCTCATTTTCGGTTTTGTAGTTATGATGGTATTAGACGTTGCTCTGGGTTAA
- the smpB gene encoding SsrA-binding protein SmpB: protein MSDAINIKNKKANFLFELSDNIVAGIQLLGSEIKSIRNNKASIKEAYCTFVGNELVIRNMHISEYKQATYNNHEPKRDRTLLLNRIELKKLSGKVRTKGFTIIPVRLFINKNGLAKMEIALGRGKNVFDKRQDLKAKDDKREMDRLKKEH from the coding sequence ATGAGCGATGCAATAAACATAAAGAACAAAAAGGCTAATTTTCTATTCGAACTGAGCGACAATATAGTCGCCGGAATTCAATTATTGGGCTCAGAAATAAAGTCGATTCGTAATAATAAAGCGAGTATAAAAGAAGCATACTGCACTTTCGTTGGCAACGAACTAGTTATTCGTAACATGCACATCTCAGAGTACAAACAGGCTACATATAATAACCATGAGCCCAAAAGAGATCGAACACTACTACTAAATAGAATAGAGCTTAAGAAGTTAAGTGGAAAGGTTAGAACAAAGGGGTTTACAATTATACCTGTAAGACTTTTTATAAACAAAAACGGCTTAGCCAAAATGGAGATTGCTCTTGGAAGAGGTAAAAACGTATTCGACAAACGACAAGACCTCAAAGCCAAAGACGACAAACGAGAAATGGATCGTCTTAAAAAGGAACATTAA